Proteins co-encoded in one Flavobacterium fluviale genomic window:
- a CDS encoding GNAT family N-acetyltransferase, whose protein sequence is MALQILEITTIEEMLAQIETIRFLYPNITLEKYKSFLLEMIPHNYTQIAVFENNECLGITGCWSATKLWTGKYLEIDNFVVNPEYRSKGIGKILTDYIEKKAIELECSSIVLDAFTGNFGAHRFYYNQGYAPRGFHFVKILDEKKMTV, encoded by the coding sequence ATGGCTTTACAAATACTTGAAATTACTACGATTGAAGAAATGCTGGCTCAAATTGAAACCATCAGATTTCTATATCCTAATATCACTTTAGAAAAATATAAATCTTTTCTTTTGGAGATGATTCCGCATAATTATACTCAAATTGCAGTTTTTGAAAATAATGAATGTTTGGGAATTACCGGCTGCTGGTCGGCAACAAAATTGTGGACAGGCAAATATCTCGAAATAGATAATTTTGTTGTTAATCCAGAATATCGATCTAAAGGAATTGGAAAAATACTTACAGATTATATTGAGAAAAAAGCAATAGAATTAGAATGCAGCAGTATAGTTTTAGATGCATTTACTGGAAATTTTGGCGCCCATCGTTTTTACTACAATCAAGGTTACGCTCCGAGAGGATTTCATTTCGTGAAAATTTTGGATGAAAAGAAAATGACGGTGTAA
- a CDS encoding lipopolysaccharide biosynthesis protein — protein MGLYKNLFKQTAIYGLATVLPRMLSFLLVRLYTGILPTAEYGEVSIVLSWMVFFNVVLSYGMETAFFRFYSAEEDKKNVIATSTISIFWTSIIFLFAALIFRNTLASLAEVDVQYITYTVWILVLDALVLIPFSKLRANQRPMVYAAIKIGNVIINLLLNIFFLMYLPKLATSNPNSVWDNLYVENFQIAYIFIANLLASLATFIVLSPNYLSLGRKFDPELWRRMMKYGLPILVAGLAFAVNEHFDKILLGYLLPENLAKSEVGAYSACYKLGLFMVLFATAFRLGIEPFFFSHAKNANAPQTYAVITKYFVILGSLILLGVIVFADVLKYLLLDNKSYWEAMKVVPLIILANFFLGIYNNLSVWYKLTDKTKIGAYISIVGAIVTLVLNYILIPKYSYYGSAIATISAYGSMMLISYFLGNKYYPIPYDMNKIGAYLGVSILFSIISFYGFREKYYVGIPLLLAFMYLVYHFEKDTIKGILRKK, from the coding sequence TTGGGATTATATAAAAATCTATTCAAGCAAACAGCAATTTACGGACTGGCAACAGTTTTACCGAGAATGCTGAGTTTTTTATTAGTGAGATTATATACAGGAATTTTACCTACTGCCGAATATGGTGAGGTGTCGATTGTATTGTCTTGGATGGTTTTCTTTAACGTAGTTCTTTCTTACGGAATGGAAACGGCTTTTTTTAGATTTTATAGTGCTGAAGAAGATAAGAAAAATGTAATTGCGACTTCTACTATTTCAATATTTTGGACATCTATTATTTTTCTATTCGCTGCTTTAATTTTTAGAAATACTTTGGCGAGTTTAGCCGAAGTCGATGTTCAATATATTACGTACACGGTTTGGATTTTAGTTTTGGATGCGTTGGTTTTAATTCCGTTTTCAAAATTAAGGGCAAACCAGAGACCAATGGTTTATGCAGCTATTAAAATTGGAAATGTGATAATCAATTTATTACTAAACATTTTCTTTTTAATGTACCTGCCAAAATTAGCAACTTCAAATCCCAATTCGGTTTGGGATAATTTATATGTCGAGAATTTCCAGATCGCTTATATTTTCATCGCTAATCTTTTGGCGAGTTTAGCAACTTTTATAGTTCTTTCGCCTAATTATCTTTCGCTTGGACGAAAATTTGATCCAGAACTTTGGAGACGAATGATGAAATACGGACTTCCGATTTTGGTTGCCGGATTGGCTTTTGCCGTAAACGAACATTTTGATAAAATCTTATTAGGTTATTTGCTTCCAGAAAATTTAGCAAAATCTGAAGTTGGAGCTTATTCTGCTTGTTACAAACTAGGTTTATTTATGGTGCTTTTCGCGACGGCATTTAGATTAGGGATTGAGCCTTTCTTTTTCAGCCACGCGAAAAACGCAAATGCTCCACAGACTTACGCCGTGATTACTAAATATTTTGTCATATTGGGTTCGCTGATTCTATTAGGAGTTATAGTTTTTGCAGATGTTTTAAAATACTTATTATTAGATAATAAATCCTATTGGGAAGCAATGAAAGTGGTGCCGCTTATTATTTTGGCAAATTTCTTTTTGGGTATTTACAACAATTTATCAGTGTGGTATAAACTAACGGACAAAACAAAAATTGGGGCTTATATTTCTATTGTGGGAGCAATTGTAACGTTGGTTTTAAATTATATTTTAATTCCAAAATACAGCTATTATGGCTCGGCAATCGCAACCATTTCTGCTTACGGAAGCATGATGCTTATTTCTTATTTTTTAGGAAATAAATATTATCCAATTCCTTACGACATGAACAAAATTGGAGCTTATTTAGGCGTTTCAATATTATTCTCCATAATTTCATTTTACGGATTTAGAGAAAAATATTATGTGGGCATTCCACTTCTTTTAGCTTTTATGTATCTAGTTTACCATTTTGAAAAAGATACAATAAAAGGAATATTGAGAAAGAAATAA
- the dut gene encoding dUTP diphosphatase, with the protein MKIQIINKSQHDLPNYETIASAGMDLRANIIEPITLKPLERTIVKTGLFIELPIGYEAQVRPRSGLAAKKGVTVLNSPGTVDADYRGEIGVILVNLSNDDFVIENGERIAQLIIAKHERAEWIEVETLSETSRGEGGFGSTGVK; encoded by the coding sequence ATGAAAATACAAATTATTAATAAATCACAACACGATTTACCAAATTACGAAACCATTGCTTCTGCAGGAATGGATTTACGTGCCAATATTATAGAGCCAATTACGTTAAAACCTTTAGAAAGAACGATTGTAAAAACAGGACTTTTTATTGAATTGCCAATTGGTTATGAAGCTCAGGTTAGGCCAAGAAGCGGCTTAGCGGCTAAAAAAGGCGTAACAGTTTTGAATTCCCCAGGAACTGTTGATGCAGATTACAGAGGAGAAATAGGAGTAATTTTAGTAAATTTATCTAATGATGATTTTGTAATCGAAAACGGAGAAAGAATTGCGCAGCTGATTATTGCAAAACACGAAAGAGCAGAATGGATTGAAGTTGAAACACTTTCTGAAACATCAAGAGGTGAAGGAGGCTTTGGAAGCACTGGAGTAAAATAA
- a CDS encoding sugar phosphate nucleotidyltransferase has product MKIIVPMAGRGSRLRPHTLTVPKPLIPVAGKSIVHRLVEDIAKILKEPIEEVAFILGDEAFFGDDVVKSLEDLAKGLGAKASIYRQDQPLGTGHAIMCAKDSLSGPAVIAYADTLIRADFELDPEADAVIWVKQVDQPEAFGVVKLNQNNEIIELVEKPKEFVSDLAVIGIYYFKEVGVLRNELQSVLDNNIQNGGEYQINDGIKAMMANGKVFKTGSVDEWMDCGNKDVTVETNTRMLGFLHNDGEHLVDYDVKLENSTIIPPCYIGENVVLKNTTIGPNVSVGKGCHVTDSTIKNSLIQTYSQIKNANLDNAMIGNHVSYDGKFTSVSIGDYSVLE; this is encoded by the coding sequence ATGAAAATAATTGTGCCAATGGCAGGCCGCGGATCGAGATTGAGGCCTCATACATTAACAGTTCCGAAACCATTAATTCCTGTTGCTGGAAAATCTATTGTACATCGTTTAGTTGAAGATATCGCTAAAATATTAAAAGAACCTATAGAAGAAGTTGCTTTTATTTTAGGTGACGAAGCTTTTTTTGGAGATGATGTTGTAAAAAGTTTAGAAGATTTAGCAAAAGGATTGGGAGCAAAAGCATCAATCTATCGTCAGGATCAACCTTTAGGAACGGGTCACGCTATTATGTGTGCAAAAGATTCTTTGTCTGGACCAGCTGTAATTGCTTATGCAGATACTTTAATTAGAGCTGATTTCGAATTAGATCCTGAAGCAGACGCTGTAATCTGGGTAAAACAAGTGGATCAGCCAGAAGCTTTTGGTGTTGTGAAACTAAACCAAAATAATGAAATAATAGAATTGGTTGAAAAACCAAAAGAGTTTGTAAGTGACTTAGCCGTTATCGGGATTTATTATTTTAAAGAGGTTGGAGTTTTGAGAAATGAACTTCAAAGCGTTCTCGATAATAACATTCAAAATGGCGGTGAATACCAGATTAATGATGGTATCAAAGCGATGATGGCAAACGGAAAAGTTTTCAAAACAGGAAGTGTTGACGAATGGATGGACTGCGGTAACAAAGATGTTACGGTAGAAACTAACACTAGAATGTTAGGATTTTTGCACAATGACGGAGAACATTTAGTTGATTATGATGTGAAATTAGAAAATTCTACGATTATTCCACCATGTTATATTGGAGAAAATGTAGTCTTGAAAAACACAACAATTGGTCCAAATGTTTCAGTTGGAAAAGGATGCCACGTAACAGACAGTACTATTAAAAATAGCTTAATTCAAACGTATTCTCAAATTAAAAATGCTAACTTAGATAACGCAATGATAGGTAATCATGTGAGTTATGATGGTAAATTTACCAGTGTAAGTATTGGAGATTACTCAGTTTTGGAATAA
- a CDS encoding tetratricopeptide repeat protein, with protein MINKRVFIVLFFAFSTSFSVFAQTEPEDIALAADEYQDSFYESLKQKGIENYDKAIVSLEKCIKLKPNDAVAYFELGKNYLALKEYRNAQDNFEKATQLDPKNKWFWLGIYDVSYETKNYPLAIETIQKIIVFDEEYKDDLISLYMITNQYDKALTAINEMNDKFGKSSDREIYKAQILSQGKYQNAEIDNLIQQIKKDPKEESNYVNLIFLYSKNNENEKSLEVAKQLAKEIPSSEWAQVSLFKTYLDANQADKAIKSMNVILASSKIDSKIKHRTLNEFLIYVNKNPQYAPDLEKAIAYFDADKDVDVAKEIGKFYHSKGQFENAIKYYEKDLKVNSDTDLETNMLLLEAYSQTKQFDPMTKRAMTLIEIYPSQAQFYYYAGLGSNQQKQFKNAKTVLEMGLDYVVDDAKLEANFNIQLGEAYNGLGDAKKKEEYFLKANELLKKKK; from the coding sequence ATGATCAATAAAAGAGTTTTTATAGTTTTGTTTTTTGCTTTCAGCACATCGTTTTCGGTTTTTGCACAGACAGAACCCGAAGATATTGCTTTGGCAGCAGATGAATACCAAGACTCATTTTATGAATCATTGAAACAAAAAGGAATTGAAAATTACGATAAAGCTATTGTGTCATTGGAAAAATGTATCAAACTCAAACCCAATGACGCAGTGGCTTATTTTGAATTAGGAAAAAATTATCTGGCTCTAAAAGAATATCGAAATGCACAAGATAACTTTGAAAAAGCTACACAATTAGATCCTAAAAATAAATGGTTTTGGCTGGGAATTTATGATGTAAGTTATGAGACAAAAAATTATCCGCTGGCGATTGAAACCATTCAAAAAATAATAGTTTTTGACGAAGAGTACAAAGACGATTTGATTTCGTTATACATGATTACCAATCAGTATGACAAAGCATTAACTGCGATTAATGAGATGAATGATAAGTTCGGAAAATCATCTGATCGTGAAATTTACAAAGCTCAAATTTTATCGCAGGGAAAATATCAAAACGCTGAAATTGATAATTTAATACAGCAGATTAAAAAAGATCCTAAAGAAGAATCAAATTATGTGAATCTTATTTTTTTATATTCTAAGAATAATGAAAATGAGAAATCACTCGAGGTTGCGAAACAATTGGCAAAAGAAATTCCAAGTTCGGAATGGGCTCAAGTGAGTTTATTCAAAACATATTTAGATGCCAATCAAGCAGATAAAGCGATAAAATCAATGAATGTGATTTTGGCAAGCTCAAAAATTGATTCAAAAATCAAACATAGAACTTTGAATGAATTTTTGATTTATGTAAACAAAAATCCGCAGTATGCTCCAGATTTAGAAAAAGCAATTGCTTATTTTGATGCTGACAAAGATGTTGATGTTGCAAAGGAAATAGGAAAATTTTATCACAGTAAAGGTCAATTTGAAAATGCAATTAAATATTATGAAAAAGATTTAAAAGTCAATTCTGATACAGATCTGGAAACTAATATGTTATTGCTGGAAGCGTATTCGCAGACCAAACAGTTTGATCCAATGACAAAAAGAGCGATGACGCTAATTGAAATATATCCGAGTCAGGCACAGTTTTATTACTACGCAGGTTTAGGAAGCAATCAGCAAAAACAATTTAAAAATGCAAAAACCGTTTTAGAAATGGGGCTTGATTATGTTGTTGATGATGCAAAGCTGGAAGCAAATTTTAATATTCAATTAGGAGAGGCATACAATGGATTAGGAGACGCAAAGAAAAAAGAGGAATACTTTTTGAAGGCAAATGAATTATTAAAGAAAAAAAAGTAA
- a CDS encoding DUF4292 domain-containing protein, which translates to MKRYISILILAIAAVSCKSKAVAVQNNTSQTIAPKEDRKVIEKHYDNKLDFSTLYIKASAKYVDEKQSQNVTAEIRIEKDKQILISVRFLGITMAKALITPSAVSYYEKINSTYYEGDFTSLSKWLGTDLDYSKVQNLLVGEAFDDLRKGRYTQTIVENLFRLDEEKDANLKKTFFLDGEKYLIQKEEISQPSENRNLQIAYSDSKTFNQGTLPTSIEINAVQPKGKTSINLNYNNISFNEELSFPYSVPSGYKKVTIK; encoded by the coding sequence ATGAAAAGATATATATCAATACTAATACTGGCGATTGCCGCAGTTTCATGTAAATCGAAAGCAGTCGCAGTACAGAACAATACAAGCCAGACAATTGCGCCAAAAGAAGACAGGAAGGTAATCGAAAAGCATTATGACAATAAATTAGATTTTTCGACTTTATACATTAAGGCAAGCGCAAAATATGTTGATGAAAAACAAAGTCAAAATGTTACTGCCGAAATCAGAATCGAAAAAGATAAACAGATTTTAATAAGTGTGCGCTTTTTAGGAATTACAATGGCGAAGGCTTTAATAACACCTTCAGCAGTAAGTTATTACGAAAAGATAAACAGCACTTATTATGAAGGAGATTTTACTAGTTTAAGCAAATGGCTTGGAACAGATTTGGATTATAGTAAAGTTCAAAACCTATTGGTTGGAGAAGCTTTTGATGATTTAAGAAAAGGAAGATATACACAGACTATTGTAGAAAATCTTTTTAGACTGGATGAAGAAAAAGATGCAAACTTGAAGAAAACATTTTTCTTAGACGGCGAAAAATATCTAATTCAAAAAGAGGAAATTTCACAGCCATCTGAAAACAGAAATTTACAGATAGCATATTCCGACAGTAAAACTTTTAATCAAGGAACTCTTCCAACAAGTATCGAAATAAATGCAGTACAGCCAAAAGGAAAAACGAGTATTAATTTGAATTATAATAATATTTCATTTAACGAAGAACTTTCTTTTCCTTACAGCGTTCCGAGTGGTTATAAAAAAGTTACAATTAAGTAA
- a CDS encoding murein hydrolase activator EnvC family protein: MPKFLLSLVLICASTFVWAQDSQQEKLEQRKAQIQQEIRDNEKMLQSVRKKEKSAVNEYLIQANKIKLKEKLINTTAKQEKLISNDMYINQVQVNKLKKELKVLKEDYAEMILKSYKSRSEQSRAMFILSSESFLQAYKRAQYLKQYTTFRKNQGLEIQSKTAQLVDFNAKLDGQRQVKKKIIAENQKEKVTLEAEKKEQQKLVNSLKKDKSKIIADTKSKQQESRRIDAKIKDLIREQIRLANKKAEEERRKRIAEGKTTESNDPPARAVSSDKIALTPEGKILAADFKANRGKLPWPVEKGFISLGYGDQAHPLHPSITIHNSGVEITTEDSAAARAVFSGVVSKVIALSPVNRAVFIQHGDYFTVYQNLSSVSVEQGDKVNVKQTIGKVRTSGDTGKTVIKFLILQNTTNMNPEGWLQNR, encoded by the coding sequence ATGCCAAAATTTCTCCTAAGTCTAGTTTTAATTTGTGCCAGTACATTTGTATGGGCGCAGGATTCGCAGCAAGAAAAACTGGAGCAGCGTAAAGCTCAAATTCAACAGGAAATCAGAGACAATGAAAAGATGCTTCAGTCTGTTCGAAAAAAAGAGAAATCTGCTGTCAATGAATACTTAATACAGGCAAACAAAATCAAACTTAAAGAGAAATTAATTAATACTACAGCAAAGCAGGAAAAGCTGATTAGCAATGATATGTATATTAATCAGGTTCAGGTTAATAAGCTTAAAAAAGAACTAAAGGTTTTAAAAGAGGATTATGCGGAGATGATTCTAAAATCATACAAAAGCCGTTCTGAACAAAGCCGTGCAATGTTTATATTATCTTCTGAAAGTTTTTTACAAGCTTATAAAAGAGCACAGTATTTAAAACAATATACGACTTTTCGAAAAAATCAAGGTCTTGAAATTCAGTCAAAAACAGCTCAATTAGTTGATTTTAATGCGAAGCTAGATGGTCAGCGACAAGTCAAAAAGAAAATTATAGCCGAAAACCAGAAAGAAAAAGTTACTCTTGAAGCAGAGAAAAAAGAACAGCAAAAATTGGTTAACTCGCTTAAAAAAGATAAAAGTAAAATTATAGCTGATACAAAATCTAAACAACAAGAATCAAGAAGAATTGATGCAAAAATCAAAGATCTTATTCGTGAGCAAATTAGATTAGCAAATAAGAAAGCAGAGGAAGAAAGAAGAAAACGAATTGCAGAGGGTAAAACTACAGAAAGTAACGATCCGCCAGCTCGAGCTGTTTCATCAGATAAAATTGCATTAACACCAGAAGGTAAAATTTTAGCTGCAGATTTTAAAGCAAACAGAGGTAAACTGCCTTGGCCGGTAGAAAAAGGATTTATTTCTTTAGGTTACGGAGATCAGGCGCATCCGTTGCATCCATCAATTACAATTCATAATTCAGGTGTAGAAATTACAACAGAAGATAGTGCAGCTGCACGTGCAGTATTTAGTGGAGTGGTATCAAAAGTTATTGCATTGTCTCCTGTAAATAGAGCTGTTTTTATTCAGCATGGAGATTACTTTACCGTATATCAAAACTTAAGTTCAGTATCTGTTGAGCAAGGAGATAAGGTAAATGTCAAACAAACTATTGGTAAGGTAAGAACTAGTGGAGATACTGGAAAAACGGTTATCAAATTCTTGATTCTTCAAAATACAACAAACATGAATCCGGAAGGATGGCTGCAAAACAGATAA
- the rbfA gene encoding 30S ribosome-binding factor RbfA, translating to METNRQKKIGGVIQKDLVDILQGEVRKNGITNLVISVSKVSVTSDLSVATVYLSIFPQEKAQETLEGIKSNTTLIKHDLSQRVRLQLRRVPNLVFFIDDSLDYIEKIDNALAGKENPIENRELLEKRRKS from the coding sequence ATGGAAACAAATAGACAGAAAAAAATAGGCGGTGTTATTCAGAAAGATCTGGTTGACATTTTGCAAGGTGAAGTGCGAAAAAACGGAATTACTAATCTGGTAATTTCGGTATCCAAAGTTAGTGTGACTTCAGACTTATCTGTGGCAACAGTATATTTAAGCATCTTTCCTCAAGAAAAAGCACAAGAAACTTTAGAAGGAATTAAATCAAATACAACGTTAATTAAACACGATTTATCTCAACGTGTACGTCTGCAATTACGCCGTGTACCAAACTTGGTATTCTTTATCGATGACTCTCTAGATTACATCGAAAAAATCGACAATGCTCTAGCTGGAAAAGAAAACCCAATCGAAAACCGTGAGCTTTTAGAAAAAAGAAGAAAATCATAA
- a CDS encoding ABC transporter permease produces MNFPLYIAKRYIFSSSKNNAINIINRIASMGIIVGTMALFVVLSVFSGLKVFSLSFTNEIDPDLKLVSTYGKSFLITPDQESKIKNIKGVASYTKIIEERVLFLFKDKQQVTYLKGVDSSYAVVNDIKKKLYNGQWLKPDSYQVVIGYGLSQNFSMGILDFENPLQIFAPKPGKGAIENPEEAFNKTDVLPVGIYSISEDLDSKYVFADLGLVQELLMYKTNQISGIEFKLKENADENAVKTQLNSIFKNKITLKNRAQLNESLYKMLNTENIVVYLIFTLVIIVALFNLVGALIMMILEKKGNLKTLFNLGTEINNLRKIFLLQGTLLSFFGGLIGLVLGIILVILQQQYELIMITPTLAYPVVFSLENVLIVMTTIVILGFVASLIASSRVSKKLLD; encoded by the coding sequence TTGAATTTCCCCCTTTACATAGCCAAACGTTATATTTTTAGCAGCAGTAAAAACAATGCTATCAATATTATTAACCGCATTGCCAGCATGGGAATCATTGTTGGCACGATGGCTTTGTTTGTGGTTTTATCTGTTTTCAGCGGATTAAAAGTTTTTAGTCTTTCGTTTACAAACGAAATTGATCCCGATTTAAAACTGGTTAGTACTTACGGAAAATCATTTTTAATCACACCAGATCAGGAAAGTAAGATCAAAAATATTAAGGGTGTTGCTTCTTACACCAAAATTATAGAAGAGCGTGTTTTGTTTTTGTTTAAAGACAAACAGCAGGTTACTTATCTAAAAGGAGTTGACAGTTCGTATGCAGTTGTTAATGATATAAAGAAAAAACTATATAACGGTCAATGGCTGAAACCAGACAGCTATCAGGTTGTGATTGGGTACGGCTTGTCACAGAATTTTTCTATGGGAATTCTCGATTTTGAGAATCCGCTGCAGATTTTTGCCCCAAAACCTGGAAAAGGTGCAATCGAAAATCCAGAAGAAGCCTTCAATAAAACAGATGTTCTGCCTGTTGGAATTTATTCTATAAGCGAAGACTTAGATTCAAAATACGTATTTGCAGATTTAGGTTTAGTACAGGAATTGTTAATGTATAAAACCAATCAGATCTCGGGAATTGAATTTAAACTCAAAGAAAATGCAGATGAAAATGCAGTAAAGACTCAGCTCAATTCTATTTTTAAAAATAAAATTACTTTAAAAAACAGAGCGCAGTTAAACGAGTCTTTATATAAAATGCTGAATACCGAAAATATTGTGGTGTATTTGATTTTTACTTTGGTAATTATTGTAGCACTTTTTAATTTAGTCGGGGCATTGATCATGATGATTTTAGAGAAAAAAGGAAATCTTAAAACACTTTTTAATCTCGGAACAGAAATCAATAATCTTAGAAAGATATTCTTGCTTCAAGGGACTTTATTAAGTTTTTTTGGCGGTCTCATCGGACTTGTTTTAGGTATAATCTTAGTGATATTGCAACAGCAATATGAATTGATAATGATTACGCCAACCTTGGCTTATCCAGTTGTTTTTTCACTAGAAAATGTTCTAATTGTAATGACGACTATTGTGATACTTGGATTTGTAGCCTCATTAATAGCAAGCAGCCGCGTGAGCAAAAAATTGCTGGATTAA
- a CDS encoding MATE family efflux transporter, with amino-acid sequence MTETSIKKSLFSKIFTTLKQALNGDESFDYTSGSIKKAVILLAIPMVLEMMMESVFALVDLYFVGHLEHSSFAIQTVGLTESVLTVIYSLAIGMSMAATAVVARRIGEKDPVAAAKAGMQAIIIAFAVNSVMSIFGVIYAKEILILMGSSVESAEHGFRFTQIMIGSSLCIMLLFLINGIFRGAGNAAIAMKSLWIANICNIILCPILINGLGPIPAFGLVGAALATTFGRSIGVLYQVYHLFFGNGILKIKIPYFAPDFKQIQALVKIAAPGILQFVIASCSWIFLAQLVATTGGDHGSAGYQTALRIMMFFILPAWGLSNAAATLVGQNLGAKQIERAEKSVYTTARYNVIFMATIMVITLAFGQYIISFFTNDEQVKTIAIEALQIMSIGFIFYGIGMVLINTFNGAGDTWTPTGINFFGFWLFQIPLAYVLAKHFNMGPTGVFIAIPVAETAITLTGIFFYKRGKWKRTQV; translated from the coding sequence ATGACAGAAACATCTATAAAGAAAAGTTTATTTTCTAAAATTTTCACCACATTAAAACAAGCCTTAAATGGCGACGAATCATTTGACTATACTTCTGGAAGTATAAAAAAGGCCGTTATTCTTTTAGCCATTCCGATGGTTCTGGAAATGATGATGGAATCAGTTTTTGCTCTAGTCGATTTATATTTCGTTGGACATTTAGAGCATAGCAGTTTTGCCATTCAGACTGTCGGTTTGACCGAATCTGTATTGACAGTAATTTATTCTCTCGCAATCGGAATGAGTATGGCGGCAACAGCAGTTGTTGCACGAAGAATTGGAGAAAAAGATCCTGTCGCTGCAGCAAAAGCTGGAATGCAAGCCATCATAATTGCATTTGCAGTTAACAGTGTGATGAGCATTTTCGGAGTTATTTATGCCAAAGAGATTTTAATTTTGATGGGATCTTCTGTGGAATCTGCCGAACATGGCTTCCGATTTACTCAAATTATGATTGGCTCTAGTTTATGCATTATGCTTTTGTTCCTGATTAACGGAATTTTTCGCGGTGCAGGAAATGCAGCTATTGCTATGAAAAGTCTTTGGATTGCCAATATCTGCAATATCATTTTATGTCCAATTTTGATTAATGGTTTAGGACCAATTCCTGCTTTCGGATTGGTTGGCGCCGCTTTGGCAACAACTTTTGGAAGAAGTATTGGGGTTTTATATCAGGTTTATCATTTATTTTTTGGAAATGGAATTTTAAAAATTAAGATTCCATATTTTGCTCCAGATTTTAAACAAATTCAGGCATTGGTAAAAATCGCCGCTCCTGGAATTCTGCAATTTGTAATTGCTTCTTGCAGCTGGATTTTCTTAGCACAATTAGTAGCAACAACTGGCGGTGATCATGGTTCTGCAGGTTATCAAACGGCACTGAGAATTATGATGTTTTTTATTCTCCCAGCTTGGGGATTAAGTAATGCCGCTGCGACTTTGGTTGGGCAGAATTTAGGCGCTAAACAAATTGAACGTGCCGAAAAATCGGTTTATACAACAGCGCGTTATAATGTGATTTTCATGGCGACAATTATGGTAATTACGCTTGCATTTGGACAATATATAATTTCTTTTTTCACGAATGACGAGCAAGTAAAAACCATTGCAATTGAAGCATTGCAGATTATGAGCATAGGATTTATCTTCTACGGAATCGGAATGGTTTTAATAAACACATTCAACGGAGCGGGAGATACCTGGACACCAACCGGGATTAATTTTTTTGGGTTTTGGCTGTTCCAAATTCCACTGGCGTATGTTTTAGCTAAACATTTTAATATGGGACCAACAGGAGTTTTTATTGCAATTCCTGTTGCTGAAACTGCGATTACACTTACCGGTATTTTCTTTTATAAAAGAGGGAAGTGGAAAAGAACTCAAGTATAA
- a CDS encoding DUF6934 family protein — protein sequence MIKINLENTFEATYVSSNFDQYVFESQLKNNKIIQLKVKFTNIVDSLLPNVFNLAFGPFDSTGKIDDSINLNHRDSNKVFSTIILFAIIFLKHNPIATIGIDGSDDLRAHLYHRMFRYNYKDLRDFIVIIGVDWYVRLLRNGSIELDDNGSAFFKPKPEPFDFQRKATDLYRYYMFNLNQ from the coding sequence ATGATTAAAATTAATTTAGAAAATACTTTCGAAGCAACTTATGTAAGTTCTAATTTCGATCAATATGTTTTTGAATCTCAATTAAAGAATAATAAAATAATTCAACTTAAAGTCAAGTTCACAAATATTGTAGATTCATTATTGCCAAATGTTTTTAATCTAGCTTTTGGTCCATTTGACTCAACTGGAAAAATAGATGATTCTATTAATCTTAATCATAGAGATAGTAATAAAGTTTTTTCGACAATTATCTTATTTGCAATTATATTTTTAAAACATAATCCAATTGCGACAATTGGGATAGATGGTTCAGATGATTTGCGAGCTCATTTATATCATCGAATGTTTAGATATAATTATAAAGATTTGCGAGATTTTATTGTTATTATTGGAGTAGATTGGTATGTAAGACTATTACGAAATGGATCAATTGAGTTAGATGATAATGGCTCTGCTTTTTTTAAACCAAAACCAGAACCATTTGATTTTCAAAGAAAGGCCACAGATCTTTATCGATATTATATGTTTAATTTAAACCAATAA